In Drosophila simulans strain w501 chromosome 3R, Prin_Dsim_3.1, whole genome shotgun sequence, a single window of DNA contains:
- the LOC6726662 gene encoding sodium/potassium-transporting ATPase subunit alpha isoform X2 encodes MPSKKKNKEHKINGKEKKKDIQSFKKDVETDNHKISVDELLERLKTDPNRGLSFAEAKLRLEINGPNILTPQPPTPKWIVFLKTMFGGFAILLWAGSFLCFVGYLIQLQTQHEPPDDNLYLGIALTVLVIVTGLFTYFQVHKSSSIMDSFKNLVPQYATVIREGEVNTVTSDELVKGDIVEIKFGDRVPADIRILEAHGLKVDNSSLTGESEPQVRSTEFTHENPLETKNLAFFSTNVLEGTCRGVVIATGDNTVMGRIANLAAGLDDVQSPISREIQLFIRFITIFAVILGLSFFAISLTLGYEFIDAVVFLIGIIVANVPEGLLVTVTVCLTLTAKRMASKNCLVKNLEAVETLGSTSTICSDKTGTLTQNRMTVAHLWYDQIIVESDTTESFRGSHFKIEDKSFNALFMCAALCNSAEFKGGQDDIPVFKKDVNGNASEAALLKFTETISGGISAFRQKHIKLTEIPFNSTEKYQVSVHEFNSGDGYFIVEMKGAPERILDRCSTILIQGQSVELTPALKLEFEEAYLEMGGMGERVLGFADLILPMSKYPISYEFNADPPNFPLENLRFLGLISLIDPPRAAVPDAVAKCRSAGVRVIMVTGDHPITAKAIARSVGIITTPTAEDIAKQRGVTVLDIDPRQATAIVVHGGELREMKAEELDAVIYYHNEIVFARTSPQQKLIIVEACQRRGEIVAVTGDGVNDSPALKRADIGVAMGISGSDVSKQAADMILLDDNFASIVVGIEEGRIIFDNLKKSIAYTLTSNLPEIVPFLFFVIFDIPLALGTIAILCIDIGTDMLPAISLAYEKAESDIMARMPRDPFEDRLVNKKLILMAYLQIGVIQTVACFFTFFAIMAEHGFPPSRLKGIREDWDSKNVEDLEDGYGQEWTYRERKVLEYTAGTGFFVSIVVTQVFDLLICKTRRNSILQQVFEKTLRMYSIKFIWWIYAFPFGLLIFFFDESRRFLIRRNPGGWVEQETYY; translated from the exons ATgccatcaaaaaaaaaaaataaagaacacaaaattaatggaaaagaaaagaaaaaggacATTCAGTCTTTTAAAAAAGATGTGGAAACTGACAATCATAAAATATCTGTAGACGAACTATTAGAGCGCCTAAAGACAGATCCTAACAGG gGATTGTCTTTTGCTGAGGCCAAGTTAAGATTGGAAATAAATGGCCCTAACATACTTACGCCGCAGCCTCCAACACCAAAATGGATTGTTTTCTTAAAAACCATGTTTGGTGGATTCGCAATACTACTTTGGGCAGGatcttttctttgttttgtcgGATATCTTATACAATTACAAACCCAGCACGAACCACCAGATGACAATCTCTATCTTGGCATTGCATTGACTGTTTTGGTAATAGTCACAGggttatttacatattttcag GTTCATAAATCCTCTTCTATAATGGATTCATTTAAAAACCTTGTTCCACAATACGCTACAGTTATACGAGAAGGAGAAGTAAACACAGTAACTTCAGACGAACTAGTAAAAGGAGATattgtggaaattaaatttggtGATAGGGTACCCGCTGACATTCGAATATTGGAAGCTCATGGACTTAAAGTGGATAACTCTTCCTTGACTGGAGAATCCGAGCCTCAAGTGAGATCTACAGAGTTTACACATGAAAACCCTTTGGAAACAAAGAACTTGGCTTTCTTCTCTACAAACGTACTCGAAGGTACCTGCCGAGGTGTTGTCATTGCAACTGGGGACAATACAGTAATGGGACGTATAGCAAACTTAGCGGCAGGACTGGACGATGTTCAGTCACCCATTTCCCGGGAAATTCAACTTTTTATTCGGTTTATTACAATATTTGCAGTAATACTAGGACTATCTTTTTTTGCGATAAGTTTAACATTAGGTTATGAATTTATTGATGCAGTTGTGTTTCTTATAGGCATTATAGTCGCAAACGTACCAGAGGGCTTACTCGTAACTGTTACCGTATGTTTAACCCTTACTGCAAAGCGCATGGCATCCAAAAATTGTTTGGTTAAGAACTTGGAAGCTGTCGAGACATTGGGTTCGACATCAACAATTTGTTCAGACAAAACAGGAACCCTGACTCAAAATCGAATGACTGTTGCTCACTTATGGTATGATCAAATAATTGTTGAATCTGACACTACTGAATCTTTTCGAGGATCCCATTTTAAAATTGAGGATAAATCTTTTAATGCTCTTTTTATGTGTGCCGCACTTTGCAATTCCGCTGAATTTAAAGGTGGTCAAGATGATATACCCGTATTTAAAAAAGATGTCAATGGCAACGCATCAGAGGCTGCTCTTTTAAAGTTCACCGAAACTATTTCTGGAGGTATTAGTGCTTTTCGTCAAAAGCATATCAAATTGACCGAAATTCCCTTTAATTCAACGGAAAAATATCAAGTTTCTGTTCACGAATTTAATTCAGGAGATGGATACTTTATAGTTGAGATGAAAGGAGCACCAGAGAGAATATTGGATCGCTGTAGTACGATACTAATTCAAGGGCAGTCTGTAGAACTTACACCTGCATTAAAATTGGAATTCGAAGAAGCTTATTTGGAAATGGGCGGTATGGGCGAAAGAGTATTGGGATTTGCTGACCTTATACTTCCCATGTCTAAATACCCAATTTCTTACGAGTTCAACGCAGATCCTCCAAATTTTCCATTAGAAAATCTTCGTTTTCTGGGATTAATATCATTAATAGACCCGCCACGAGCAGCCGTTCCAGACGCAGTTGCAAAGTGCCGTTCAGCAGGTGTACGTGTAATCATGGTAACTGGAGATCACCCTATCACAGCTAAAGCCATAGCCCGCAGTGTGGGCATAATTACAACGCCTACTGCAGAGGACATTGCCAAACAACGTGGCGTCACAGTTCTCGACATCGATCCCCGACAAGCCACTGCCATTGTGGTCCACGGTGGTGAGCTTCGGGAGATGAAAGCTGAAGAGTTAGACGCTGTGATATACTATCATAATGAAATCGTTTTTGCCCGAACCTCTCCGCAGCAAAAGCTTATAATCGTAGAAGCTTGCCAAAGACGTGGTGAAATCGTTGCTGTAACTGGCGATGGTGTGAATGACTCTCCAGCACTGAAAAGAGCCGATATTGGCGTTGCAATGGGTATTTCTGGATCTGACGTTTCCAAGCAGGCGGCAGATATGATTCTATTGGATGACAATTTTGCGtccattgttgttggcattGAAGAGGGGCGGATTATTTTCGATAATCTTAAAAAGTCCATCGCATATACCCTGACTTCAAATCTTCCTGAAATAGTgccgtttttattttttgtgataTTTGATATACCTCTAGCTCTAGGCACTATAGCAATCCTATGCATCGATATCGGCACTGACATGCTTCCGGCAATATCGCTAGCTTATGAAAAAGCTGAATCTGATATAATGGCGCGTATGCCAAGAGATCCGTTTGAAGACCGTTtggtaaataaaaa GTTAATTCTAATGGCTTACTTGCAAATTGGAGTTATACAAACGGTTGCAtgtttctttactttttttgcTATAATGGCAGAACATGGATTTCCCCCCTCCAGACTTAAGGGAATTCGAGAAGACTGGGACTCAAAAAATGTAGAAGACCTTGAAGATGGCTACGGACAAGAATGG ACCTACAGGGAACGTAAAGTTCTTGAATATACAGCAGGCACCGGGTTTTTTGTGTCGATTGTTGTGACACAGGTTTTCGAccttttaatatgcaaaactCGTCGAAACTCAATACTTCAACAAG tatttgaaaaaacattgaGAATGTATTCCATCAA ATTTATTTGGTGGATATATGCGTTCCCCTTTGGTCtgttaattttcttttttgatgAGAGTCGTCGATTTCTAATAAGAAGAAATCCAGGTGGCTGGGTGGAACAAGAAacttattattaa
- the LOC6726662 gene encoding sodium/potassium-transporting ATPase subunit alpha isoform X1, whose product MPSKKKNKEHKINGKEKKKDIQSFKKDVETDNHKISVDELLERLKTDPNRGLSFAEAKLRLEINGPNILTPQPPTPKWIVFLKTMFGGFAILLWAGSFLCFVGYLIQLQTQHEPPDDNLYLGIALTVLVIVTGLFTYFQVHKSSSIMDSFKNLVPQYATVIREGEVNTVTSDELVKGDIVEIKFGDRVPADIRILEAHGLKVDNSSLTGESEPQVRSTEFTHENPLETKNLAFFSTNVLEGTCRGVVIATGDNTVMGRIANLAAGLDDVQSPISREIQLFIRFITIFAVILGLSFFAISLTLGYEFIDAVVFLIGIIVANVPEGLLVTVTVCLTLTAKRMASKNCLVKNLEAVETLGSTSTICSDKTGTLTQNRMTVAHLWYDQIIVESDTTESFRGSHFKIEDKSFNALFMCAALCNSAEFKGGQDDIPVFKKDVNGNASEAALLKFTETISGGISAFRQKHIKLTEIPFNSTEKYQVSVHEFNSGDGYFIVEMKGAPERILDRCSTILIQGQSVELTPALKLEFEEAYLEMGGMGERVLGFADLILPMSKYPISYEFNADPPNFPLENLRFLGLISLIDPPRAAVPDAVAKCRSAGVRVIMVTGDHPITAKAIARSVGIITTPTAEDIAKQRGVTVLDIDPRQATAIVVHGGELREMKAEELDAVIYYHNEIVFARTSPQQKLIIVEACQRRGEIVAVTGDGVNDSPALKRADIGVAMGISGSDVSKQAADMILLDDNFASIVVGIEEGRIIFDNLKKSIAYTLTSNLPEIVPFLFFVIFDIPLALGTIAILCIDIGTDMLPAISLAYEKAESDIMARMPRDPFEDRLVNKKLILMAYLQIGVIQTVACFFTFFAIMAEHGFPPSRLKGIREDWDSKNVEDLEDGYGQEWTYRERKVLEYTAGTGFFVSIVVTQVFDLLICKTRRNSILQQGMGNHVLNFALVLEFIIACLLCYVPVFEKTLRMYSIKFIWWIYAFPFGLLIFFFDESRRFLIRRNPGGWVEQETYY is encoded by the exons ATgccatcaaaaaaaaaaaataaagaacacaaaattaatggaaaagaaaagaaaaaggacATTCAGTCTTTTAAAAAAGATGTGGAAACTGACAATCATAAAATATCTGTAGACGAACTATTAGAGCGCCTAAAGACAGATCCTAACAGG gGATTGTCTTTTGCTGAGGCCAAGTTAAGATTGGAAATAAATGGCCCTAACATACTTACGCCGCAGCCTCCAACACCAAAATGGATTGTTTTCTTAAAAACCATGTTTGGTGGATTCGCAATACTACTTTGGGCAGGatcttttctttgttttgtcgGATATCTTATACAATTACAAACCCAGCACGAACCACCAGATGACAATCTCTATCTTGGCATTGCATTGACTGTTTTGGTAATAGTCACAGggttatttacatattttcag GTTCATAAATCCTCTTCTATAATGGATTCATTTAAAAACCTTGTTCCACAATACGCTACAGTTATACGAGAAGGAGAAGTAAACACAGTAACTTCAGACGAACTAGTAAAAGGAGATattgtggaaattaaatttggtGATAGGGTACCCGCTGACATTCGAATATTGGAAGCTCATGGACTTAAAGTGGATAACTCTTCCTTGACTGGAGAATCCGAGCCTCAAGTGAGATCTACAGAGTTTACACATGAAAACCCTTTGGAAACAAAGAACTTGGCTTTCTTCTCTACAAACGTACTCGAAGGTACCTGCCGAGGTGTTGTCATTGCAACTGGGGACAATACAGTAATGGGACGTATAGCAAACTTAGCGGCAGGACTGGACGATGTTCAGTCACCCATTTCCCGGGAAATTCAACTTTTTATTCGGTTTATTACAATATTTGCAGTAATACTAGGACTATCTTTTTTTGCGATAAGTTTAACATTAGGTTATGAATTTATTGATGCAGTTGTGTTTCTTATAGGCATTATAGTCGCAAACGTACCAGAGGGCTTACTCGTAACTGTTACCGTATGTTTAACCCTTACTGCAAAGCGCATGGCATCCAAAAATTGTTTGGTTAAGAACTTGGAAGCTGTCGAGACATTGGGTTCGACATCAACAATTTGTTCAGACAAAACAGGAACCCTGACTCAAAATCGAATGACTGTTGCTCACTTATGGTATGATCAAATAATTGTTGAATCTGACACTACTGAATCTTTTCGAGGATCCCATTTTAAAATTGAGGATAAATCTTTTAATGCTCTTTTTATGTGTGCCGCACTTTGCAATTCCGCTGAATTTAAAGGTGGTCAAGATGATATACCCGTATTTAAAAAAGATGTCAATGGCAACGCATCAGAGGCTGCTCTTTTAAAGTTCACCGAAACTATTTCTGGAGGTATTAGTGCTTTTCGTCAAAAGCATATCAAATTGACCGAAATTCCCTTTAATTCAACGGAAAAATATCAAGTTTCTGTTCACGAATTTAATTCAGGAGATGGATACTTTATAGTTGAGATGAAAGGAGCACCAGAGAGAATATTGGATCGCTGTAGTACGATACTAATTCAAGGGCAGTCTGTAGAACTTACACCTGCATTAAAATTGGAATTCGAAGAAGCTTATTTGGAAATGGGCGGTATGGGCGAAAGAGTATTGGGATTTGCTGACCTTATACTTCCCATGTCTAAATACCCAATTTCTTACGAGTTCAACGCAGATCCTCCAAATTTTCCATTAGAAAATCTTCGTTTTCTGGGATTAATATCATTAATAGACCCGCCACGAGCAGCCGTTCCAGACGCAGTTGCAAAGTGCCGTTCAGCAGGTGTACGTGTAATCATGGTAACTGGAGATCACCCTATCACAGCTAAAGCCATAGCCCGCAGTGTGGGCATAATTACAACGCCTACTGCAGAGGACATTGCCAAACAACGTGGCGTCACAGTTCTCGACATCGATCCCCGACAAGCCACTGCCATTGTGGTCCACGGTGGTGAGCTTCGGGAGATGAAAGCTGAAGAGTTAGACGCTGTGATATACTATCATAATGAAATCGTTTTTGCCCGAACCTCTCCGCAGCAAAAGCTTATAATCGTAGAAGCTTGCCAAAGACGTGGTGAAATCGTTGCTGTAACTGGCGATGGTGTGAATGACTCTCCAGCACTGAAAAGAGCCGATATTGGCGTTGCAATGGGTATTTCTGGATCTGACGTTTCCAAGCAGGCGGCAGATATGATTCTATTGGATGACAATTTTGCGtccattgttgttggcattGAAGAGGGGCGGATTATTTTCGATAATCTTAAAAAGTCCATCGCATATACCCTGACTTCAAATCTTCCTGAAATAGTgccgtttttattttttgtgataTTTGATATACCTCTAGCTCTAGGCACTATAGCAATCCTATGCATCGATATCGGCACTGACATGCTTCCGGCAATATCGCTAGCTTATGAAAAAGCTGAATCTGATATAATGGCGCGTATGCCAAGAGATCCGTTTGAAGACCGTTtggtaaataaaaa GTTAATTCTAATGGCTTACTTGCAAATTGGAGTTATACAAACGGTTGCAtgtttctttactttttttgcTATAATGGCAGAACATGGATTTCCCCCCTCCAGACTTAAGGGAATTCGAGAAGACTGGGACTCAAAAAATGTAGAAGACCTTGAAGATGGCTACGGACAAGAATGG ACCTACAGGGAACGTAAAGTTCTTGAATATACAGCAGGCACCGGGTTTTTTGTGTCGATTGTTGTGACACAGGTTTTCGAccttttaatatgcaaaactCGTCGAAACTCAATACTTCAACAAGGTATGGGCAATCATGTACTTAACTTCGCTTTGGTTCTGGAATTCATCATTGCCTGTCTACTTTGCTATGTTCCagtatttgaaaaaacattgaGAATGTATTCCATCAA ATTTATTTGGTGGATATATGCGTTCCCCTTTGGTCtgttaattttcttttttgatgAGAGTCGTCGATTTCTAATAAGAAGAAATCCAGGTGGCTGGGTGGAACAAGAAacttattattaa
- the LOC6726663 gene encoding complexin isoform X2, which yields MAAFIAKQMVGNQLSAVKGAVGGDGGDDGDDKEKAEEEERERQEAIKEAEDRRKEKHRKMEEEREKMRQDIRDKYNIKKKEEIVEAAPQEEPNPLMRKKKTPEELAAEAEQEELDDFTKLKNQIETQVNELKTQIEGKCVMQ from the exons ATGGCGGCCTTCATAGCTAAGCAGATGGTTGGAAACCAATTAAGTGCCGTTAAAG GCGCTGTAGGAGGTGATGGAGGCGATGATGGCGACGACAAGGAAAAggcagaggaggaggagaggGAGCGTCAGGAGGCCATCAAGGAGGCCGAGGACCGCCGCAAGGAAAAGCACCGGAAAATGGAGGAGGAGCGCGAGAAGATGAGGCAAGACATTCGCGATAAG TACAACATCAAGAAGAAGGAGGAGATCGTGGAGGCGGCCCCCCAGGAAGAGCCCAATCCCCTGATGCGGAAAAAGAAGACGCCCGAGGAACTCGCCGCCGAAGCGGAGCAGGAAGAGCTCGACGATTTTACAA AACtgaaaaatcaaatagaaaCGCAAGTAAATGAGCTAAAAACTCAAATAGAGGGAAAATGTGTCATGCAGTGA
- the LOC6726663 gene encoding complexin isoform X3: MAAFIAKQMVGNQLSAVKGGDGGDDGDDKEKAEEEERERQEAIKEAEDRRKEKHRKMEEEREKMRQDIRDKYNIKKKEEIVEAAPQEEPNPLMRKKKTPEELAAEAEQEELDDFTKLKNQIETQVNELKTQIEGKCVMQ; the protein is encoded by the exons ATGGCGGCCTTCATAGCTAAGCAGATGGTTGGAAACCAATTAAGTGCCGTTAAAG GAGGTGATGGAGGCGATGATGGCGACGACAAGGAAAAggcagaggaggaggagaggGAGCGTCAGGAGGCCATCAAGGAGGCCGAGGACCGCCGCAAGGAAAAGCACCGGAAAATGGAGGAGGAGCGCGAGAAGATGAGGCAAGACATTCGCGATAAG TACAACATCAAGAAGAAGGAGGAGATCGTGGAGGCGGCCCCCCAGGAAGAGCCCAATCCCCTGATGCGGAAAAAGAAGACGCCCGAGGAACTCGCCGCCGAAGCGGAGCAGGAAGAGCTCGACGATTTTACAA AACtgaaaaatcaaatagaaaCGCAAGTAAATGAGCTAAAAACTCAAATAGAGGGAAAATGTGTCATGCAGTGA
- the LOC6726663 gene encoding complexin isoform X1 gives MAAFIAKQMVGNQLSAVKDAAGGGDGGDDGDDKEKAEEEERERQEAIKEAEDRRKEKHRKMEEEREKMRQDIRDKYNIKKKEEIVEAAPQEEPNPLMRKKKTPEELAAEAEQEELDDFTKLKNQIETQVNELKTQIEGKCVMQ, from the exons ATGGCGGCCTTCATAGCTAAGCAGATGGTTGGAAACCAATTAAGTGCCGTTAAAG ATGCTGCAGGCG GAGGTGATGGAGGCGATGATGGCGACGACAAGGAAAAggcagaggaggaggagaggGAGCGTCAGGAGGCCATCAAGGAGGCCGAGGACCGCCGCAAGGAAAAGCACCGGAAAATGGAGGAGGAGCGCGAGAAGATGAGGCAAGACATTCGCGATAAG TACAACATCAAGAAGAAGGAGGAGATCGTGGAGGCGGCCCCCCAGGAAGAGCCCAATCCCCTGATGCGGAAAAAGAAGACGCCCGAGGAACTCGCCGCCGAAGCGGAGCAGGAAGAGCTCGACGATTTTACAA AACtgaaaaatcaaatagaaaCGCAAGTAAATGAGCTAAAAACTCAAATAGAGGGAAAATGTGTCATGCAGTGA
- the LOC6726663 gene encoding complexin isoform X6, whose amino-acid sequence MNFIGAVGGDGGDDGDDKEKAEEEERERQEAIKEAEDRRKEKHRKMEEEREKMRQDIRDKYNIKKKEEIVEAAPQEEPNPLMRKKKTPEELAAEAEQEELDDFTKLKNQIETQVNELKTQIEGKCVMQ is encoded by the exons ATGAATTTCATTG GCGCTGTAGGAGGTGATGGAGGCGATGATGGCGACGACAAGGAAAAggcagaggaggaggagaggGAGCGTCAGGAGGCCATCAAGGAGGCCGAGGACCGCCGCAAGGAAAAGCACCGGAAAATGGAGGAGGAGCGCGAGAAGATGAGGCAAGACATTCGCGATAAG TACAACATCAAGAAGAAGGAGGAGATCGTGGAGGCGGCCCCCCAGGAAGAGCCCAATCCCCTGATGCGGAAAAAGAAGACGCCCGAGGAACTCGCCGCCGAAGCGGAGCAGGAAGAGCTCGACGATTTTACAA AACtgaaaaatcaaatagaaaCGCAAGTAAATGAGCTAAAAACTCAAATAGAGGGAAAATGTGTCATGCAGTGA
- the LOC6726663 gene encoding complexin isoform X7: MNFIGGDGGDDGDDKEKAEEEERERQEAIKEAEDRRKEKHRKMEEEREKMRQDIRDKYNIKKKEEIVEAAPQEEPNPLMRKKKTPEELAAEAEQEELDDFTKLKNQIETQVNELKTQIEGKCVMQ, encoded by the exons ATGAATTTCATTG GAGGTGATGGAGGCGATGATGGCGACGACAAGGAAAAggcagaggaggaggagaggGAGCGTCAGGAGGCCATCAAGGAGGCCGAGGACCGCCGCAAGGAAAAGCACCGGAAAATGGAGGAGGAGCGCGAGAAGATGAGGCAAGACATTCGCGATAAG TACAACATCAAGAAGAAGGAGGAGATCGTGGAGGCGGCCCCCCAGGAAGAGCCCAATCCCCTGATGCGGAAAAAGAAGACGCCCGAGGAACTCGCCGCCGAAGCGGAGCAGGAAGAGCTCGACGATTTTACAA AACtgaaaaatcaaatagaaaCGCAAGTAAATGAGCTAAAAACTCAAATAGAGGGAAAATGTGTCATGCAGTGA
- the LOC6726664 gene encoding uncharacterized protein LOC6726664 gives MISKALAVLWIAGIASGQDDLLRAETELLSFSHNLEQYLDTSKQPCQDFYGYVCSHSANLSETGRQRFQGLLKETDVGQLMDMELQLINFFKSCESGRGVEALKGSQLYRQSGGWPGLEPNKVNASQRTNQTQSWLGVLGYFHEVGAPYFFETSVTMQSNKRLVVLQPDSTRRNTLRKFEQRVGEVLQSFGIEQSRAHVTALEVLSLERSRRDIVKADHIEDQVEFTYGNFKRTVFGNSSLIRLDWDGYFRKLLGGKTPQASDTIVVKQLPRLVEYFTLLQNTSMVRLLNWIWTDYLMDIVDADCHQLAETYAGDLYAHVVQRVTANRVELAQMYSALGKAFTDQLGGSVWIDEISRQSSRQFLGNIMHTTLNGDERLDAAYHSILLGRRSLYRNLEKLRKFQRTRRSASQSAEQVRRYAQVFVPVNAFLGQHNLSTPLNYLLLGEFFSRSLVAAGSSSRTQGAWRSSDSERRFAIFQQCVGGQTNAIDLLLGLLAQRQALSGYGQWLATRAELVERVDAALAAGRSKMSLKGLFFVTSLLVDCRSELGALQQDRKRQVTHATLRNSPEFLEAFKCRPGDVLYPQDQRCNPL, from the exons ATGATTTCAAAAGCACTGGCCGTCCTGTGGATAGCTGGCATCGCCTCCGGCCAGGACGATCTGCTCAGGGCGGAAACCGAATTGTTGAGCTTCTCTCACAACCTAGAGCAGTATCTCGACACCAGCAAGCAGCCCTGCCAGGACTTCTACGGTTATGTCTGCTCGCACAGCGCCAACCTCAGCGAGACTGGCAGGCAGCGATTCCAAGGCTTGCTTAAGGAGACGGACGTGGGGCAGCTGATGGACATGGAACTCCAGCTGATTAACTTCTTCAAGTCCTGCGAGAGCGGGCGTGGCGTGGAGGCGCTCAAGGGGTCTCAGTTGTACAGGCAGAGTGGGGGCTGGCCTGGCTTGGAACCGAACAAGGTCAATGCCAGTCAGCGGACCAACCAAACCCAAAGCTGGCTGGGAGTTCTTGGGTACTTCCACGAAGTGGGTGCGCCCTATTTCTTCGAGACGTCGGTCACCATGCAGTCCAACAAGCGACTTGTGGTACTGCAACCCGACTCCACGCGCCGAAACACTCTAAGAAAATTCGAGCAGCGGGTGGGCGAAGTCCTGCAAAGCTTCGGGATAGAACAGAGCCGCGCCCACGTGACCGCCCTCGAAGTGCTCAGCTTGGAGCGCAGTAGACGGGACATTGTTAAGGCGGATCACATCGAGGATCAAGTGGAGTTTACCTATGGAAACTTTAAGCGCACCGTCTTCGGAAACTCCTCGCTGATCAGACTGGACTGGGATGGCTACTTCCGTAAGTTGCTAGGCGGCAAAACGCCACAAGCCAGCGACACCATTGTGGTCAAACAACTGCCCAGACTGGTTGAGTACTTCACGCTGCTCCAAAACACAAGCATGGTTCGTCTTCTTAATTGGATATGGACGGACTACTTGATGG ACATCGTGGATGCAGACTGCCACCAGTTAGCGGAGACCTACGCCGGGGACCTTTACGCCCACGTGGTGCAACGTGTTACGGCAAATCGCGTCGAACTGGCCCAAATGTACTCGGCGCTGGGAAAGGCCTTCACGGACCAGCTAGGCGGCAGTGTGTGGATCGATGAGATCTCGAGGCAGAGCTCGAGGCAGTTTTTGGGTAACATAATGCACACTACGCTGAACGGAGATGAGCGATTGGACGCGGCATACCACTCGATTTTGTTGGGTCGGCGGAGCCTCTACCGCAACCTGGAGAAGCTGCGCAAGTTTCAGCGCACGCGACGTTCGGCCTCCCAGTCCGCCGAGCAGGTGCGTCGCTACGCCCAGGTGTTCGTTCCAGTAAATGCGTTTCTAGGGCAGCACAACCTAAGCACGCCGCTCAACTACCTCCTACTGGGGGAGTTCTTCTCGCGAAGCCTTGTAGCCGCAGGCAGCAGCTCCCGTACGCAAGGAGCCTGGCGGAGCTCGGACTCCGAGAGGCGCTTTGCCATCTTCCAACAGTGCGTAGGCGGACAGACGAACGCCATCGATCTGCTTCTGGGCCTGCTCGCCCAAAGGCAAGCGCTAAGTGGTTACGGCCAGTGGCTTGCCACCCGGGCGGAACTAGTGGAGAGAGTCGACGCGGCTCTGGCCGCCGGTCGCTCGAAGATGTCCCTAAAGGGGCTCTTTTTCGTTACCAGCCTGCTCGTGGACTGCCGCTCCGAGCTGGGCGCCCTGCAGCAGGACCGTAAGCGGCAGGTGACTCACGCCACACTGCGCAACTCGCCGGAGTTCCTGGAGGCCTTTAAGTGCCGTCCTGGAGATGTCCTCTACCCTCAGGACCAGCGCTGCAATCCCCTTTAG